The Streptomyces sp. NBC_00569 genomic sequence AGTCCTCCACGAGGAGCCGCGCGCCGGCCGAACACACCTGCCCCGAGTGCAGGAACACCGCGGTGAGCGCCATGTCGACGGCCGCGTCGAAGTCGGCGTCCGCGAACACGATGTTCGGGTTCTTGCCGCCGAGTTCGAGGGCGACCTTCTTGACGGAGCCCGAGGCGGCGGCCATGAGCAGCCGTCCCGTGTGCAGACCGCCCGTGAACGACACGAGGTCCACGTCCGGATGGTCGCCGAGCGGCGCGCCCGCCTCCGGGCCCGCGCCGAGGACCAGGTTGGCGACGCCCGCGGGCAGCCCCGCCTCGTCGAGGAGCCGCATCAGATGGATCGCAGTGTGCGGGGTGAGCTCGCTCGGCTTCAGGACGAAGGTGTTGCCGGCGGCGAGCGCCGGGGCGACCTTCCACGCGGTCTGCAGGAGCGGGTAGTTCCACGGGGTGATCAGGGCGCACACCCCGACCGGCTCGTACACGACCCGGCTCTCGGCGCCCTCCGTCCCGGTCTCCACGACGCGTCCGGTGTCGGCGGCCGCGAGCCGCCCGAAGTAGCGGAAGCAGTTCGCGATGTCGTCGATGTCGTACGCGCTCTCGACCAGCCGCTTCCCGGTATCCAGGGACTCGGCGCGCGCCAGTGCGTCCTTGTCGCGCACGAGCAGGTCCGCGACCCGCACGAGGAGGTCGCCGTGCTCGGCCGCCGTCATCCGGGGCCACGGGCCTTCGTCGAAGGCGTGGCGGGCCGCGGCGATCGCGTCGGCGGTGTCCTTGGCCCCCGCCTCGTCGACCACGGCGACGAACGAGCCGTCCGCGGGGCAGCGGATCTCGCGGGTCCGCCCGTCCCGGGCGGTGGTCCACACGCCGCCGATGAACAGGTCAGGCATGGGCACCGCCCAGCTTCGAGGTCAGCCATTCATGGAAGATCCCGATGTGGTGCTCGGT encodes the following:
- a CDS encoding aldehyde dehydrogenase family protein — protein: MPDLFIGGVWTTARDGRTREIRCPADGSFVAVVDEAGAKDTADAIAAARHAFDEGPWPRMTAAEHGDLLVRVADLLVRDKDALARAESLDTGKRLVESAYDIDDIANCFRYFGRLAAADTGRVVETGTEGAESRVVYEPVGVCALITPWNYPLLQTAWKVAPALAAGNTFVLKPSELTPHTAIHLMRLLDEAGLPAGVANLVLGAGPEAGAPLGDHPDVDLVSFTGGLHTGRLLMAAASGSVKKVALELGGKNPNIVFADADFDAAVDMALTAVFLHSGQVCSAGARLLVEDSLHDRFVDEVVRRAELIRLGGPFDPDAQTGPLISAAHRAKVEAYVARGVEEGAVLRCGGARPESAAYEQGFYYLPTVLDACTSGMSVVQDESFGPVLTVERFTDEAEAVRLANDSIYGLAGAVWTSDEGKAARVAAGLRLGTVWINDYHPYVPQAEWGGYKQSGTGRELGPSGLAEYRETKHIWRNTRPVAQGWFGATPECSEDGDPS